Proteins encoded in a region of the Sceloporus undulatus isolate JIND9_A2432 ecotype Alabama chromosome 11, SceUnd_v1.1, whole genome shotgun sequence genome:
- the RFFL gene encoding E3 ubiquitin-protein ligase rififylin isoform X2, producing the protein MWATCCNWFCLNGQPEDLPHRPASATRAYANAGYTSFPSPTGPEATCKACETRFPSTSLKNVCLDCKNTFCAACAHQPESGPCLCHLCHRVRATDFCWEELMKMKVKDLRSYLELREISTAMCCEKEELVCLIISKQQQPPPGPEGDQLPQVPPPTTVPEAQGERLPTPATLDCPIEQDTTEPTTATMEAEEVPQANGHAVPDQDMAEVDNGVEMLNEDETQSTDSEDNQVPGRRASLSDLTSVRDISALSVRQLKEILARNFVNYKGCCEKWELMERVMRLYKEKDLQQLGILLQKTPGSKISFSSLFQFLTQMIKLLRQVTLRIPAWRTTSARSAWTPSSTASSWSAATWSPAPSAGSA; encoded by the exons ATGTGGGCCACCTGCTGCAACTGGTTCTGCCTGAACGGGCAGCCGGAGGACTTGCCCCATCGGCCGGCGTCGGCCACCCGCGCCTACGCCAACGCCGGTTacacctccttcccttctcccaccgGCCCTGAGGCCACCTGCAAGGCCTGCGAGACACGCTTCCCCAGCACCTCCCTCAAG AACGTCTGCCTGGACTGCAAGAACACCTTCTGCGCGGCCTGTGCGCACCAGCCTGAGAGCGGCCCTTGCCTCTGCCACCTCTGCCACCGGGTCCGGGCCACAGACTTCTGTTGGGAAGAGCTGATGAAAATGAAAGTGAAGGACTTGCGGAGTTACCTGGAGCTCAGAGAGATCTCCACCGCCATGTGCTGCGAGAAGGAGGAGCTGGTGTGCCTCATCATCagcaagcagcagcagccgcccccCGGACCCGAAGGAGACCAGTTGCCACAGGTTCCTCCGCCGACCACGGTCCCGGAGGCCCAGGGCGAGCGCCTGCCTACCCCTGCCACACTGGACTGTCCAATTGAGCAGGACACGACGGAGCCCACGACGGCGACCATGGAGGCAGAGGAAGTACCACAG gCCAATGGGCATGCAGTACCTGACCAGGACATGGCGGAAGTAGATAATGGAGTGGAGATGCTGAATGAGGATGAGACGCAG TCCACCGACTCGGAGGACAACCAGGTGCCCGGGCGGCGGGCCTCCCTCTCAGACCTGACAAGCGTCCGCGACATCAGCGCCCTCTCGGTCCGGCAGCTGAAGGAGATCTTGGCCCGCAACTTTGTCAACTACAAGGGCTGCTGCGAGAAGTGGGAGCTGATGGAGAGGGTCATGCGCCTCTACAAGGAGAAGGACCTCCAGCAGCTGG GCATACTGCTGCAAAAGACCCCAGGCTCAAagatttccttctcttctctctttcagtttctgACACAGATGATCAAGCTG CTCCGTCAGGTAACGCTCCGCATCCCTGCATGGAGGACAACCTCTGCAAGATCTGCATGGACTCCGTCATCGACTGCGTCCTCCTGGAGTGCGGCCACATggtcacctgcaccaagtgcggGAAGCGCATGA
- the UNC45B gene encoding protein unc-45 homolog B isoform X2, translating to MEDPAQLKEEGNKYFASGDYENAIQSYSKALKLTKDKPLQAVLYRNRAACFLKKESYAQVASDASRAIDIDPSDIKALFRRSQALEKLGKLDQAFKDIQRCATIEPRNKNFQETLRRLGADIQEKLRVQFSTDARVQKMFEILLDENSEKEKREKAANNLIVLGREEAGAERIFQNNGLNLLLKLIETKSPELILAAIRTLSGMCAGHKARATAILHGLGIDKICLWMSIDHEEISLAVTNLLQAIIDSLTGEGKKDEHGKEDALVLDTKKDLKAITVHLLDMLPSKKVSGQGRDRALNLLNKNIPRQDLKSQDNSRSIFVIDQGLKKILKVAGQVPDLPNCLPLTENTQLTASVLLNKLYDDLRCDPERDNFRLICEEYIQSKIDPQDMDKTLHAIQTVSGVLQGPFDLGNKLLGMKGVMEMMVALCGSEREIDQLVAVEALIHASTKLSRATFIITNGISLLKEIYKKTQNEKIKIRALVGLCKLGSAGGTDYGLRQFAEGSTEKLARQCRKWLCNPAIDTRTRKWAIEGLAYLTLDADVKDDFVEDEPAMQAMFELAKTSDKTILYSVATVLVNCTNSYDVKELVPELVQLAKFSKQHVPEEHPKDKKDFVIKRVKRLVKAGVTSALVCMVKADSAILTDQTKELLARVFLALCEDAKDRGIIVAQGGGKALIPLALEGTDVGKIKASHALAKIAAISNPDIAFPGERVYEVVRPLVSLLNTERDGLQNYEALLGLTNFSGRSDKLRAKIIKEKALPDIENYMFENHDQLRQAATECMCNLVVHKEVQERFLAEGNDRLKLMVLLCGEDDPKVQCAAAGALAMLTAAHKKLCHKLTEVTTQWLEILQRLLLHDKMDVQHRGLVIAYNLIHADQELAKKLVESETLEILTVIGKQEDDPKRQHVLNVARECLVKCLDYGLIKPASQP from the exons atgGAAGATCCTGCGCAGCTCAAGGAAGAAGGGAATAAGTATTTCGCGTCTGGCGACTACGAAAACGCCATCCAAAGCTACTCCAAAGCCCTGAAGCTGACCAAGGATAAGCCCCTCCAGGCCGTTCTGTACCGAAATCGGGCGGCCTGCTTCCTTAAAAAG GAGAGCTATGCCCAGGTGGCATCGGACGCATCGAGAG CGATCGACATCGATCCCTCGGACATTAAGGCCTTGTTCCGCCGGAGCCAAGCCTTGGAGAAGCTGGGAAAGCTGGACCAGGCGTTCAAAGACATCCAGAGATGTGCCACCATTGAGCCCCGGAACAAGAACTTCCAAGAGACACTCCGGCGGCTGGGAGCCGACATCCAGGAGAAG CTGCGGGTCCAGTTCTCCACCGACGCCAGGGTCCAGAAGATGTTTGAAATCCTGCTGGACGAAAACAGCGAGAAGGAGAAGCGGGAGAAG GCGGCCAACAACCTCATAGTCCTCGGCCGGGAGGAAGCCGGAGCCGAGAGGATCTTCCAGAACAATGGACTCAACCTGCTCTTGAAGCTGATTGAAACCAAAAGCCCAGAGCTGATCCTCGCTGCCATCCGGACACTTTCGGGGATGTGTGCCGGACACAAGGCCAGA GCCACGGCGATCCTCCACGGCCTGGGAATCGACAAGATCTGCCTCTGGATGTCCATCGACCACGAAGAGATCTCCCTGGCGGTCACCAACCTCTTGCAGGCCATCATTGACTCTCTGACcggggaagggaagaaggacgAACACGGGAAGGAGGATGCGCTGGTGCTGG ATACGAAGAAGGACCTGAAGGCCATCACGGTCCACCTGCTGGACATGCTCCCCAGCAAAAAGGTCTCCGGCCAAGGCCGCGACCGGGCTCTCAATCTGCTCAACAAGAACATCCCCAGGCAGGACCTGAAAAGCCAAGACAACAGCCGGAGCATCTTTGTCATTGACCAAG GTCTGAAGAAGATCCTGAAGGTTGCCGGCCAGGTGCCTGACTTGCCCAACTGCCTCCCTTTGACGGAGAACACCCAGCTGACGGCTTCGGTCCTCCTGAACAAACTCTATGACGACTTGCGCTGTGACCCGGAGAGGGATAATTTCAGACTGATCTGCGAGGAATACATCCA GAGCAAGATTGACCCGCAGGACATGGACAAGACCCTCCACGCCATCCAGACGGTCTCTGGGGTCCTCCAAGGGCCCTTCGACTTGGGCAACAAGCTCCTGGGCATGAAGGGGGTGATGGAGATGATGGTGGCCCTCTGCGGCTCGGAGCGGGAGATCGACCAGTTGGTGGCcgtggaggccctgatccacgcCTCCACCAAGCTCAGCCGGGCCACCTTCATCATCACCAACGGCATCTCCCTCCTGAAGGAGATCTACAAGAAGACCCAGAACGAGAAGATCAAGATCAGGGCCTTGGTG GGTCTTTGCAAGCTGGGATCCGCCGGAGGTACAGATTATGGCCTCAGACAGTTTGCAGAAGGATCGACGGAGAAGTTGGCAAGACAGTGCCGGAA ATGGTTGTGTAACCCGGCCATCGACACTCGGACTCGGAAGTGGGCCATAGAAGGACTGGCTTACCTGACGCTGGATGCCGACGTGAAGGACGACTTTGTGGAAGACGAGCCCGCCATGCAAGCCATGTTTGAACTAGCCAAG ACAAGCGACAAGACCATCCTCTACTCAGTGGCCACCGTCCTGGTGAACTGCACCAACAGTTACGACGTCAAGGAACTGGTCCCCGAACTGGTCCAACTGGCCAAGTTTTCCAAGCAGCATGTCCCCGAGGAGCATCCGAAG GACAAGAAGGACTTTGTCATCAAGCGGGTGAAGCGTTTGGTCAAAGCCGGCGTCACCTCGGCCTTGGTTTGTATGGTGAAGGCCGACAGCGCCATCTTGACGGATCAGACCAAAGAGCTCCTGGCCAG AGTCTTCCTTGCTCTTTGTGAGGACGCCAAAGACCGCGGCATCATTGTGGCACAAGGCGGCGGGAAG GCGCTGATCCCTCTGGCCTTAGAAGGCACCGATGTTGGAAAGATCAAAGCGTCGCATGCGCTGGCCAAGATCGCTGCCATCTCCAATCCGGACATCGCCTTCCCCGGCGAGAGG GTATATGAAGTTGTGCGGCCGCTGGTCAGTCTGCTGAACACCGAGAGGGATGGCCTCCAGAACTACGAGGCTTTGCTGGGACTCACCAACTTTTCTGGAAGAAGCGACAAACTCAG GGCCAAGATCATCAAGGAGAAAGCCTTGCCAGACATTGAGAACTACATGTTTGAGAACCACGACCAGCTCCGACAGGCAGCCACGGAGTGCATGTGCAACTTGGTGGTCCACAAAGAG GTCCAAGAGCGGTTCCTGGCCGAAGGGAATGACCGGCTCAAGCTGATGGTCTTGCTGTGCGGAGAAGACGACCCCAAGGTCCAATGCGCGGCGGCCGGAGCCCTGGCTATGCTCACAGCCGCCCACAAGAAGCTCTGCCATAAGCTCACCGAAGTG ACAACTCAGTGGCTGGAGATCCTGCAGCGGCTTCTCCTCCACGACAAGATGGACGTCCAGCACCGCGGACTGGTCATCGCCTACAACCTGATCCACGCTGACCAGGAGCTGGCCAAGAAGCTGGTGGAGAGTGAGACGTTGGAGATCTTGACCGTCATTGGCAAACAGGAGGATGACCCCAAGAGGCAGCATGTCCTGAACGTGGCCAGAGAGTGCCTGGTCAAGTGCCTGGACTACGGGCTCATCAAACCCGCCTCTCAGCCCTAA
- the UNC45B gene encoding protein unc-45 homolog B isoform X1, with the protein MRLGRHNASGRQCGPTGNACVTQLSPGREAPAHKHRKCHYLTPRNKQIHPKENRLLENSFGYFEKMEDPAQLKEEGNKYFASGDYENAIQSYSKALKLTKDKPLQAVLYRNRAACFLKKESYAQVASDASRAIDIDPSDIKALFRRSQALEKLGKLDQAFKDIQRCATIEPRNKNFQETLRRLGADIQEKLRVQFSTDARVQKMFEILLDENSEKEKREKAANNLIVLGREEAGAERIFQNNGLNLLLKLIETKSPELILAAIRTLSGMCAGHKARATAILHGLGIDKICLWMSIDHEEISLAVTNLLQAIIDSLTGEGKKDEHGKEDALVLDTKKDLKAITVHLLDMLPSKKVSGQGRDRALNLLNKNIPRQDLKSQDNSRSIFVIDQGLKKILKVAGQVPDLPNCLPLTENTQLTASVLLNKLYDDLRCDPERDNFRLICEEYIQSKIDPQDMDKTLHAIQTVSGVLQGPFDLGNKLLGMKGVMEMMVALCGSEREIDQLVAVEALIHASTKLSRATFIITNGISLLKEIYKKTQNEKIKIRALVGLCKLGSAGGTDYGLRQFAEGSTEKLARQCRKWLCNPAIDTRTRKWAIEGLAYLTLDADVKDDFVEDEPAMQAMFELAKTSDKTILYSVATVLVNCTNSYDVKELVPELVQLAKFSKQHVPEEHPKDKKDFVIKRVKRLVKAGVTSALVCMVKADSAILTDQTKELLARVFLALCEDAKDRGIIVAQGGGKALIPLALEGTDVGKIKASHALAKIAAISNPDIAFPGERVYEVVRPLVSLLNTERDGLQNYEALLGLTNFSGRSDKLRAKIIKEKALPDIENYMFENHDQLRQAATECMCNLVVHKEVQERFLAEGNDRLKLMVLLCGEDDPKVQCAAAGALAMLTAAHKKLCHKLTEVTTQWLEILQRLLLHDKMDVQHRGLVIAYNLIHADQELAKKLVESETLEILTVIGKQEDDPKRQHVLNVARECLVKCLDYGLIKPASQP; encoded by the exons ATGCGCTTGGGCCGCCACAATGCCTCTGGGCGACAATGTGGCCCTACTGGAAATGCCTGTGTGACACAActgagcccaggcagggaagcgCCGGCTCATAAACATCGCAAGTGTCATTACCTAACACCACGTAACAAACAG ATCCATCCAAAGGAGAATCGATTATTGGAGAATAGCTTCGGATACTTTGAAAAG atgGAAGATCCTGCGCAGCTCAAGGAAGAAGGGAATAAGTATTTCGCGTCTGGCGACTACGAAAACGCCATCCAAAGCTACTCCAAAGCCCTGAAGCTGACCAAGGATAAGCCCCTCCAGGCCGTTCTGTACCGAAATCGGGCGGCCTGCTTCCTTAAAAAG GAGAGCTATGCCCAGGTGGCATCGGACGCATCGAGAG CGATCGACATCGATCCCTCGGACATTAAGGCCTTGTTCCGCCGGAGCCAAGCCTTGGAGAAGCTGGGAAAGCTGGACCAGGCGTTCAAAGACATCCAGAGATGTGCCACCATTGAGCCCCGGAACAAGAACTTCCAAGAGACACTCCGGCGGCTGGGAGCCGACATCCAGGAGAAG CTGCGGGTCCAGTTCTCCACCGACGCCAGGGTCCAGAAGATGTTTGAAATCCTGCTGGACGAAAACAGCGAGAAGGAGAAGCGGGAGAAG GCGGCCAACAACCTCATAGTCCTCGGCCGGGAGGAAGCCGGAGCCGAGAGGATCTTCCAGAACAATGGACTCAACCTGCTCTTGAAGCTGATTGAAACCAAAAGCCCAGAGCTGATCCTCGCTGCCATCCGGACACTTTCGGGGATGTGTGCCGGACACAAGGCCAGA GCCACGGCGATCCTCCACGGCCTGGGAATCGACAAGATCTGCCTCTGGATGTCCATCGACCACGAAGAGATCTCCCTGGCGGTCACCAACCTCTTGCAGGCCATCATTGACTCTCTGACcggggaagggaagaaggacgAACACGGGAAGGAGGATGCGCTGGTGCTGG ATACGAAGAAGGACCTGAAGGCCATCACGGTCCACCTGCTGGACATGCTCCCCAGCAAAAAGGTCTCCGGCCAAGGCCGCGACCGGGCTCTCAATCTGCTCAACAAGAACATCCCCAGGCAGGACCTGAAAAGCCAAGACAACAGCCGGAGCATCTTTGTCATTGACCAAG GTCTGAAGAAGATCCTGAAGGTTGCCGGCCAGGTGCCTGACTTGCCCAACTGCCTCCCTTTGACGGAGAACACCCAGCTGACGGCTTCGGTCCTCCTGAACAAACTCTATGACGACTTGCGCTGTGACCCGGAGAGGGATAATTTCAGACTGATCTGCGAGGAATACATCCA GAGCAAGATTGACCCGCAGGACATGGACAAGACCCTCCACGCCATCCAGACGGTCTCTGGGGTCCTCCAAGGGCCCTTCGACTTGGGCAACAAGCTCCTGGGCATGAAGGGGGTGATGGAGATGATGGTGGCCCTCTGCGGCTCGGAGCGGGAGATCGACCAGTTGGTGGCcgtggaggccctgatccacgcCTCCACCAAGCTCAGCCGGGCCACCTTCATCATCACCAACGGCATCTCCCTCCTGAAGGAGATCTACAAGAAGACCCAGAACGAGAAGATCAAGATCAGGGCCTTGGTG GGTCTTTGCAAGCTGGGATCCGCCGGAGGTACAGATTATGGCCTCAGACAGTTTGCAGAAGGATCGACGGAGAAGTTGGCAAGACAGTGCCGGAA ATGGTTGTGTAACCCGGCCATCGACACTCGGACTCGGAAGTGGGCCATAGAAGGACTGGCTTACCTGACGCTGGATGCCGACGTGAAGGACGACTTTGTGGAAGACGAGCCCGCCATGCAAGCCATGTTTGAACTAGCCAAG ACAAGCGACAAGACCATCCTCTACTCAGTGGCCACCGTCCTGGTGAACTGCACCAACAGTTACGACGTCAAGGAACTGGTCCCCGAACTGGTCCAACTGGCCAAGTTTTCCAAGCAGCATGTCCCCGAGGAGCATCCGAAG GACAAGAAGGACTTTGTCATCAAGCGGGTGAAGCGTTTGGTCAAAGCCGGCGTCACCTCGGCCTTGGTTTGTATGGTGAAGGCCGACAGCGCCATCTTGACGGATCAGACCAAAGAGCTCCTGGCCAG AGTCTTCCTTGCTCTTTGTGAGGACGCCAAAGACCGCGGCATCATTGTGGCACAAGGCGGCGGGAAG GCGCTGATCCCTCTGGCCTTAGAAGGCACCGATGTTGGAAAGATCAAAGCGTCGCATGCGCTGGCCAAGATCGCTGCCATCTCCAATCCGGACATCGCCTTCCCCGGCGAGAGG GTATATGAAGTTGTGCGGCCGCTGGTCAGTCTGCTGAACACCGAGAGGGATGGCCTCCAGAACTACGAGGCTTTGCTGGGACTCACCAACTTTTCTGGAAGAAGCGACAAACTCAG GGCCAAGATCATCAAGGAGAAAGCCTTGCCAGACATTGAGAACTACATGTTTGAGAACCACGACCAGCTCCGACAGGCAGCCACGGAGTGCATGTGCAACTTGGTGGTCCACAAAGAG GTCCAAGAGCGGTTCCTGGCCGAAGGGAATGACCGGCTCAAGCTGATGGTCTTGCTGTGCGGAGAAGACGACCCCAAGGTCCAATGCGCGGCGGCCGGAGCCCTGGCTATGCTCACAGCCGCCCACAAGAAGCTCTGCCATAAGCTCACCGAAGTG ACAACTCAGTGGCTGGAGATCCTGCAGCGGCTTCTCCTCCACGACAAGATGGACGTCCAGCACCGCGGACTGGTCATCGCCTACAACCTGATCCACGCTGACCAGGAGCTGGCCAAGAAGCTGGTGGAGAGTGAGACGTTGGAGATCTTGACCGTCATTGGCAAACAGGAGGATGACCCCAAGAGGCAGCATGTCCTGAACGTGGCCAGAGAGTGCCTGGTCAAGTGCCTGGACTACGGGCTCATCAAACCCGCCTCTCAGCCCTAA
- the RAD51D gene encoding DNA repair protein RAD51 homolog 4 isoform X1, which yields MILRTGLCPGLTAEMVDVLKGQGVRTVVDLVSADMEDMAQKCSLSYKTLVAVRRVLLAQFSSFAVNGADLYEELKRTVAILPTGIQSLDKLLDSGLYTGEITELVGAPASGKTQVCLRIAANTALSLKQEVLYIDAMGGFTASRLLQLLQCQTDDEEAQVEALQRVQVIRVFEAYKMLDVLQDFRSSLAQQAVSGSGMAKVLVVDSVSAVIYPLLGSRQPDGMALMMHLALELKTLAKDFGMAVVLTNHVTKDPNSSHLKPALGRSWSFVPSTRILLEDNRDLLKEGRACWTASLVKSPRQPVGICVALGASERTGGSPGTSGEGP from the exons ATGATCCTCCGGACCGGTCTGTGTCCAGGTCTCACGGCCGAAATGGTGGACGTCCTGAAAGGTCAAGGCGTCAGGACAG TGGTGGACCTCGTCTCGGCGGATATGGAAGACATGGCCCAGAAATGCTCCTTGTCTTACAAG ACCTTGGTTGCGGTCCGGCGTGTGCTGCTGGCGCAGTTCTCTTCCTTCGCGGTCAACGGTGCCGATCTCTATGAAGAGCTCAAGAGGACCGTCGCCATCTTGCCAACAGGGATCCAAAG CTTGGACAAGCTCCTGGACTCCGGCTTGTATACTGGGGAGATCACCGAACTGGTGGGAGCACCTGCTTCTGGCAAGACTCAG GTGTGCCTCCGCATCGCCGCAAATACGGCTCTCAGTCTCAAGCAAGAAGTCCTCTACATCGACGCCATGGGAGGCTTCACTGCCAGCCGCTTGCTGCAGCTGCTTCAATGCCAGACGGACGACGAAGAAGCGCAG GTGGAGGCTCTGCAGCGCGTCCAGGTTATCCGTGTCTTTGAGGCTTACAAAATGCTGGATGTCCTCCAGGACTTTCGGAGCAGCCTGGCTCAGCAA gCTGTGAGTGGATCTGGGATGGCAAAAGTCCTGGTTGTCGACTCAGTTTCAGCGGTCATTTACCCCCTTTTGGGAAGCCGGCAACCGGACG GCATGGCCCTCATGATGCATTTGGCTTTGGAGCTGAAAACGTTGGCCAAAGATTTTGGGATGGCCGTCGTG CTGACCAACCACGTCACGAAGGACCCCAACAGCAGCCACCTGAAGCCGGCACTGGGACGGTCATGGAGCTTTGTGCCCAGCACCCGAATTCTGTTGGAGGACAACAGGGACCTTCTCAAGGAAGGAAGAGCCTGTTGGACGGCTTCATTGGTCAAAAGTCCTCGCCAG CCTGTCGGGATCTGTGTGGCGCTAGGCGCCTCAGAGAGGACAGGAGGAAGCCCAGGGACCTCCGGCGAAGGACCGTAA
- the RFFL gene encoding E3 ubiquitin-protein ligase rififylin isoform X1, with translation MWATCCNWFCLNGQPEDLPHRPASATRAYANAGYTSFPSPTGPEATCKACETRFPSTSLKNVCLDCKNTFCAACAHQPESGPCLCHLCHRVRATDFCWEELMKMKVKDLRSYLELREISTAMCCEKEELVCLIISKQQQPPPGPEGDQLPQVPPPTTVPEAQGERLPTPATLDCPIEQDTTEPTTATMEAEEVPQANGHAVPDQDMAEVDNGVEMLNEDETQSTDSEDNQVPGRRASLSDLTSVRDISALSVRQLKEILARNFVNYKGCCEKWELMERVMRLYKEKDLQQLVSDTDDQAAPSGNAPHPCMEDNLCKICMDSVIDCVLLECGHMVTCTKCGKRMNECPICRQYVIRAVHVFRT, from the exons ATGTGGGCCACCTGCTGCAACTGGTTCTGCCTGAACGGGCAGCCGGAGGACTTGCCCCATCGGCCGGCGTCGGCCACCCGCGCCTACGCCAACGCCGGTTacacctccttcccttctcccaccgGCCCTGAGGCCACCTGCAAGGCCTGCGAGACACGCTTCCCCAGCACCTCCCTCAAG AACGTCTGCCTGGACTGCAAGAACACCTTCTGCGCGGCCTGTGCGCACCAGCCTGAGAGCGGCCCTTGCCTCTGCCACCTCTGCCACCGGGTCCGGGCCACAGACTTCTGTTGGGAAGAGCTGATGAAAATGAAAGTGAAGGACTTGCGGAGTTACCTGGAGCTCAGAGAGATCTCCACCGCCATGTGCTGCGAGAAGGAGGAGCTGGTGTGCCTCATCATCagcaagcagcagcagccgcccccCGGACCCGAAGGAGACCAGTTGCCACAGGTTCCTCCGCCGACCACGGTCCCGGAGGCCCAGGGCGAGCGCCTGCCTACCCCTGCCACACTGGACTGTCCAATTGAGCAGGACACGACGGAGCCCACGACGGCGACCATGGAGGCAGAGGAAGTACCACAG gCCAATGGGCATGCAGTACCTGACCAGGACATGGCGGAAGTAGATAATGGAGTGGAGATGCTGAATGAGGATGAGACGCAG TCCACCGACTCGGAGGACAACCAGGTGCCCGGGCGGCGGGCCTCCCTCTCAGACCTGACAAGCGTCCGCGACATCAGCGCCCTCTCGGTCCGGCAGCTGAAGGAGATCTTGGCCCGCAACTTTGTCAACTACAAGGGCTGCTGCGAGAAGTGGGAGCTGATGGAGAGGGTCATGCGCCTCTACAAGGAGAAGGACCTCCAGCAGCTGG tttctgACACAGATGATCAAGCTG CTCCGTCAGGTAACGCTCCGCATCCCTGCATGGAGGACAACCTCTGCAAGATCTGCATGGACTCCGTCATCGACTGCGTCCTCCTGGAGTGCGGCCACATggtcacctgcaccaagtgcggGAAGCGCATGAACGAGTGCCCCATCTGCCGGCAGTACGTGATCAGAGCCGTCCACGTCTTCCGGACTTAA
- the RAD51D gene encoding DNA repair protein RAD51 homolog 4 isoform X2 produces MEDMAQKCSLSYKTLVAVRRVLLAQFSSFAVNGADLYEELKRTVAILPTGIQSLDKLLDSGLYTGEITELVGAPASGKTQVCLRIAANTALSLKQEVLYIDAMGGFTASRLLQLLQCQTDDEEAQVEALQRVQVIRVFEAYKMLDVLQDFRSSLAQQAVSGSGMAKVLVVDSVSAVIYPLLGSRQPDGMALMMHLALELKTLAKDFGMAVVLTNHVTKDPNSSHLKPALGRSWSFVPSTRILLEDNRDLLKEGRACWTASLVKSPRQPVGICVALGASERTGGSPGTSGEGP; encoded by the exons ATGGAAGACATGGCCCAGAAATGCTCCTTGTCTTACAAG ACCTTGGTTGCGGTCCGGCGTGTGCTGCTGGCGCAGTTCTCTTCCTTCGCGGTCAACGGTGCCGATCTCTATGAAGAGCTCAAGAGGACCGTCGCCATCTTGCCAACAGGGATCCAAAG CTTGGACAAGCTCCTGGACTCCGGCTTGTATACTGGGGAGATCACCGAACTGGTGGGAGCACCTGCTTCTGGCAAGACTCAG GTGTGCCTCCGCATCGCCGCAAATACGGCTCTCAGTCTCAAGCAAGAAGTCCTCTACATCGACGCCATGGGAGGCTTCACTGCCAGCCGCTTGCTGCAGCTGCTTCAATGCCAGACGGACGACGAAGAAGCGCAG GTGGAGGCTCTGCAGCGCGTCCAGGTTATCCGTGTCTTTGAGGCTTACAAAATGCTGGATGTCCTCCAGGACTTTCGGAGCAGCCTGGCTCAGCAA gCTGTGAGTGGATCTGGGATGGCAAAAGTCCTGGTTGTCGACTCAGTTTCAGCGGTCATTTACCCCCTTTTGGGAAGCCGGCAACCGGACG GCATGGCCCTCATGATGCATTTGGCTTTGGAGCTGAAAACGTTGGCCAAAGATTTTGGGATGGCCGTCGTG CTGACCAACCACGTCACGAAGGACCCCAACAGCAGCCACCTGAAGCCGGCACTGGGACGGTCATGGAGCTTTGTGCCCAGCACCCGAATTCTGTTGGAGGACAACAGGGACCTTCTCAAGGAAGGAAGAGCCTGTTGGACGGCTTCATTGGTCAAAAGTCCTCGCCAG CCTGTCGGGATCTGTGTGGCGCTAGGCGCCTCAGAGAGGACAGGAGGAAGCCCAGGGACCTCCGGCGAAGGACCGTAA